In Larimichthys crocea isolate SSNF chromosome VII, L_crocea_2.0, whole genome shotgun sequence, the genomic stretch TGTAAAAGAACAGCAGTGACTTCTCAGACGAAAGAAGCCATTCATtctaaaaaaggtaaaaaaaaatcacaccacAAATTGAACTGAACGGACGCTGTCATTAAAAGGAGCCACAACAGAAAAAGTGCTGAGGCCAAGGAACTGTTAAGGCAGAAAGTCAATTGTAGGTAGATAAAGaacgaaaacaaaacattctctTATCATGGTCCACGCTGGTAGTTATTGACAGCTGTGgccaaaagaggaaaaaacaaagacaaaaacaatcttGGTATCAGTACCCGTTTTGCCTTCTTCCTTGTGGAGGATCTTCTCTGCTCTTTTATCAAGGAACCCCAACACCAAGGCACAGATTAGTGAAAACAGGCAGGTCACAGCAGCtgaggaggcaaaaaaaaagaaagtaaggaAATGTAAACTCTAGTTataacactactactactactactacaaccgCTGATGGATTCTGCTGTTCACGTGAGTTAATCTCAAACGGTCAGTTTAAAGTCTAATCAACAGTGGCGAGATGATAAAAGAGAAGACACAACTGCAAGGTGTGCAAAAAGTGGAAGGCACTTTCGCAGCATAAATAAAAACGTCACTGGACAAAATGAGTAAGAACTGACATTTCAAAACCACGTGATGCATCTGAAGCAGCACTTTTACTTCTCTGTATCacttctctcttgtctctgcTTGCTGTGTTATCTGAGATCATTTCTTACAGAGGCTGAGAGACGGTGCTTGTAATCTGAGTCTTAATGTTTAACATTTCAATTCGAGTcttggtgcacacacacacacacatgcccagagaaaagaaaaagcatctAATACATACCTATCATGAGTGATGCACCCAGTGCAGTGTGTCCTGGAGAGCCAACGAGGTCTGCCACTTGGCTGTACACCGAGCCCATGATGTTCATGTTCACTGTGCTGCCCTTGAGACGTTATGCACGGGAGGAGTGTGAGTGTACTTGCACTGCATTTTGTATATCGTGTGTGACTTCATGTTCTGCTGGCGGCATCCTTACCAGTCGAGCCATGCTGAGCTGAAGGCCAAACACCAGATTTAGCTCCTTTCCTTTGAACCAGTTCACTGCATAGGTGTTCTGGGCTACAGCCAAGGACTCTCCTCCAATACTGCCCAGGAAAAGACAACCAGGGACGGGGGGTGTAAGAGCAATGTGATTGTACAAGACCAACTtggatcttttctttttgaagtATTTGGGTTAAGATTTTCTAAGACGAATCTTTTGAGACTGTCCTGATGAAAGACAAGTTTGTGTGGTGATACCATGCctctatatactgtacatataacaGTTTGTTAGATTATGTTCATAAAATGAATAGTCACCCAAATACAAAACGTCCAACTTCCATCAGCCAGAACTTATTCCACCAAGCTCCTGTGGCAAATATCACCTGTGCCGAACGGAAACAAGttgaaatacaacaaagaaaaacaaaagaaccgGCACATTCACATGTAGTATTCAAAGTAAACCCACCTGTCCAACACagacaaagagggagaagaTGATAGTTCCCAACCTATAATacaatcaaaaaaataaataaataatgaaagatGGCAaactctttcactttcacttttggTGAATAAACTTACCTGATGCCAAAAACCCTGTCAATCATGAATCCCCCAAAGAAGCAGAGAACCACGTTGGGCCAAGAGTACCAGGCGTACAGCTGCATGAACTCTTTAGTGTTCAGGTTCAGATCCTGGTGCAGTCAGGGAGGAAACAGATCAGATTCATGTCAGCTGCAAATTCAAATCTAGATGTAAaacacagggtgttttttttttttttttgtgcgtggTTCATTGAACTGCAGACTTGTTAGACGTGACAGTGTCTGATTAATGTGACTTGCTTGCATTCATGGCACAGCTGTACAGATGTAAAGTTTGAATTACCCGGATGACTTGAGTTTGAAGTGCAGCTGGGTTGTCATAACAGAAGTAGCTTCCTGGAACAAGAAAACTGCATGatcatactttatatatatatgatgacacagcatttaattaacattacatGAGTCACAGCAGGAAGCAGCACTGTATTTACATATATCCTCTTTTTAATTTAAGTCCTGAATCTTCACAATAAACACTTAAGGGTGCTTGATGAAGTGTTCAGGTCTCACCGAATCCCAAGAAGCACATGAACACCAGGACCACCACCCGGTGCAGTAAGTGGCTGGGGTCGCAGATAGCCGGCATCGGTCTGCCGGGTCCCCTGTCCGCCTCTCTGCCGTCGCTCTCATCTCCCAGCAGGCTCTGCCGCTCGTCATAGTCCGCCATGTTTCGTTTGTTTTGGGATTTCTACGGGCAGGAAAAAGTTGAGCGAGGAAGACGCGGTCACATGACCCGACAGGAATGTCACGTGGCGTTTCGCCTCGTAGCATGCAGCATATCCGGTGAAGTACAAGAGGCTCATGggacattgattttttttattattattattttttttagagaagcgattattaaaataaaagtctctcGACATAGATAAAAGTAGTCATTTTTTATTGAGCCATATTGactcatttaaatatttgtattttaattactactactataataatattattattatttgtatcatggtcactttctttacaatatttcttacactatggtcactttacattacaatactctttttatatatcatgccacttttatcctcagtacttgtctgtttgaaggttgattgttcTTCgtttttattgtgtaggttatagatatattatacaatatacaatatattttattttatcgtatttactattgcttttttgatattttattatgtatagtttgctttatagtatatttttattcttatgttgtcacttgtcactttgtgtaatgctgctgctgcactataatttctcagcttgggataaataaagtatatctatctatctatctatctatctatctatctatctatctatctatctatctatctatctatctatctatatttctgtctgtttaatttcagttttgtttgtttttgttttgccttttctacttctttctaatcctgtagtgtatgctacactttcctctgctgctgtaacaagtacatttccccgtagtgggatgaataaagtatatctaatctaatccaatgtattattttattctattatcACTGTTTACATGTAGTTTTTTGGGGGGCCTTtcttaatatgtaaatatcagcacatatatttataagataatataagataagataatactttatttatcccacaatggggaaattcactacttatatgtacatagttttcatgtcatatttatgtttatgttaccttttaagctccttgtttttgtctcatgtcTTTATCTGTATGTACATCGAGAGCAAAGTGTAAACCAGAGTCAGATTCCTCAtgtgtccacacacacctgaccaaTAAAATTCTGATACATTTATCAccccatttatttatttatttatgagccATATTTATGTGGTAGAAAATTTGAAAATGATACATCACACTGATGGTTTTTATTACAATTTAAAGCACATAAATGGGAACTGAATTTTGTAGGTGACTTGTTACTTTTATGAGTTTGAAACGGTTTAATAATACACATGTAGCATCAACAAAATTACCACAGTAAGTTAAGCAAAACAGTAACTTGATTATCatgttacttcttttttttgtagctccagagggagctgcatGAAGTCAGATAAATTGATTAGGCCTACAGATTACATTGCAGATGGGTATGGGGATGTGGAGACCGAAAGTGTTTATCAGACCTCTGAAGCCAGCTGCATCGAGgcaggggtgaaaaaaaaaagagagcagcagctgcatACAGAAGAGAACCAAAAGCCAAAACCAAAACCCTGGTTAAGATTAAAATAGCTTTATTATGTGACTCATATTAACTGGAAGTACTAACTACACCTCTATATTAACAACCAACAGGGAACTGTGAACCGCTACTACTACAGCTAAGTGGCACATAGAGGCCAACTCATTTTTTAGTAGAGGGCAGTGTATGTGGCACAATGTGTACTCCACTTAAAGGTCACCCTAGAGgacattttatcacattttatctGCCAAAAGGGGCATCAAGAGGGCACTTTGCTGCGTTTCCTTTGTGCATGGGAACGCCATTGAAATTTCTGGGCTCTTCCAGCTTTTGGGGGGTTCTTTTGCCCCCTACTGGCTAAGATTAATTTAGCATGATGGCTTTTATGTCTACTTTGCCTTTATGAGGGTCAAAGTTCACGCTAGCATGCTACCAATGTTGATGTGTTCTATCTTTATTTGGGCGTTTAATTTGCGATGATCTGAAATGTGCATTTCAACTTAAGAGAAGGTAAGTGTAGGTAAGCCCACTCAGTTccatgctttttttccccactcatTGAAAGTTTGAACAATTGGACAATGTGTCAAAATGACTTTCTTGACCTAAAGCTTAAGTCTAAGCTCTAATAAGCTGGCTTTAAGTAATTTCTCTGGGGCGTCTCAGCATGAAACTCTTTCTAAACCTCTGCTGACTGGCATCACTGACATGTAGACTTGACAGGTTTTTCTGACATGCAAGCTGTACCACCTTGTTTCATTAGGTCTGCCATATTCATGTCAGCCAACACTGCTACCTGCCCACTATTTATCTGGCTCTTTTCTGTCCCCAACTTGTGTCTGTGCATACTGCTAGGCAACACTATCTCCAGGGTTTATTTAATTCCCTTGAATGTCATTTAGAATTTCTCATAATTCACTACTGCGGGGTCATCTGTCAGAGGATTTAATCTAAGGGTGACGAACGGCCCTTCCCACGGCTGCAGCCGCAGCACCGGCCGCTCTGTAGCTCATTAATTTCCTGCCCAAATATCAGCCTCTGTCGTAGCCAACAGAGGGTGGGATGGAGGAAGATCATATTTCATTATTACATTAATCAGACCCACATGCAGACACAATTGTAAATCAGGTGGGAGGTGACATTAATCCTGCAAAACCAGTTTGTGAATATCCTGAAACCCGCCTTCGGGGTGTTGCAGTGCTGGAAAAAGTCAATTTATTCCggttctatatatttttttctcctcttgttcAATTTAAAAATTAATAACTTAATGACACCAGTGCAATATTGTGAAAGGCTATATGTCCTACTTGCAAATGCTTGCAGCTATGTTGCATTGATTGTTTCCAAACCTCCAGCAGAGCGATATGAATTCAGATACTGATGCTATATTTTACATTATCTTGTTTTAATTGTTCTTGGCTCTTATTGGCTGCCTTGATTGCACAGCCTGTGCATGTGCATCTCTCTTTCATTATGACAAAGAATTcatagatttagatttagagcAGCCATGTTCTACCACCTCATTCCCATAAAAACAGTAGCGTGTTTATTAAAATTAAGATTCCCAGAATAAAAGTTGAATGCCATGCAACTGTAGtatgaaaaatattaattttattaatattattattgttgttgccATATATATATTGCACAGCTGTAAGAAGTGTCCATCTCTGTTCCGTGCTAATTTTGTTATCATTCAgtccctggtgtgtgtgtgtgtgtgtaatcatcACAGCAAGATGTTTACTCTTCAGCCAAATGTTCATGAAGGGAAAGTGCAGTTTGAACGAGATtagaaagaaggaaatagaaATGACAGTAAGCATAACTAAGGAAACATATTGGATGACTTAGCAAACATGCGGCAGAAGTGGCAAGTGAGCACCGTCTCAAAACGAAACGTATGAAACGCCACGCCCAACTCGagacatgtttgatgttttgatgacaTTGCATTCATTTTACAACCTGCATCATCAAGATGAAATTGTATTTACAAGAAAGATTCTTTCATCGTACATTGTCCAGTCACGTCCAGCCTTATTGCTGTGCCATCCCGTTATATGATAGTCTGCTAGTCTGGCCTATCTGTGACATCTCCAGCTGAGTTGATGTTGCTGTGGGAGACTCCATGACACCTTTGTTGAATGGCTTACGGCTGAGTGTGGCTGTCAGtcttttcctaaacaccttaCACAGGAACACATAGATAAGTGGATCCAGACAGACATTAGTGGCTGACAGCCACAGGGTGGTTTCCTTGGCAATGTAGAGTGCGTTCTGTGCCCGGCAATGACTTGTCATGCTGCCGGTTTGGGTCAGGGTGTAGGGTACGCGGGCAAAGTGAAATGGGGCAAAGCAGGTAAAAAACACTCCTACCACCACAAACACTTTCGCTTTGGTTCTGCGACTGGCTGCTTGAGATCTGCTCTTTGAGGCTTTGTATGACTCATAAACCTTCTTGCTGATGAAAGTGTAGCAAACCACCATCAAGGCCAGCGTGCCCCAGAAAACCAcctgtaagtaaaaaaaacatttaccaaAACATGATCACGGGTTTTCTCACGATATGAAGTgttatttaattttactttttgacaaaacaaggcaagctgtttcctcctgtttccagtgtttacACCAACCGTAGTTAACCAGTTGTTGGTCCCAACTAAGCAACATagtgaataagcatatttcctgaaatgttttGATAGCTACCTGACAGAAATAGTTGAATCCTTCATGCCAGAGCAGACCGGCTTTGTTCTTCATGGACGTGCACTTTACTCTGCCTCCAGAGATCCGTGGTGGCTGGTCACTTAGAATAATGTTGGGTAATGCTAAAGATAACATTACCACCCAGATGGCTGCACTCAGCAACTGACCAACACGAACCTTCTGCAGGGCACCCTTCCCAAATGGTTTGACTATTTTCAGGTATCGGTCCAGGCTGATGAGGCCCAGCAGAAGGATGCTGATGTACATGGTGATATAGAAGAGAACTGCAGAGTATCGACAGTGGAAGGCGCGTAGCTGTGAGGAGCCCACGCCTGCATCACTTAAGATCCTCACAGGGATGGTCAGGGTCATCAGCAAGTCAGCCACCACCTGTTAATGAAGAATtcttctattatttattttgttctgcaTTGACCGCAACATCTATAAAGCAAAGGCCTTGATGTCTTACCACATTTTTTAGAAAGACCATAAATGTAGAGGTGCTGGGGATGTTGAAGAAGATCCATGCAGCCAGGGAGTTCAGGATCAGGGCACATATGAAGAGGATGCTGTATAGAATGGGGAAAACCACCGCCGTCACACTGGTATCCCGAACACACTTGATGGAAGTGTTTGACAGGGTGGTGTTCATCTTCTGATCTCTAGTGCACCTATGGAGAggcaagagagaggagagatgataAGATCAGGGTACAATTGATAAAACAGATACAGGgacataaaaagacataaagacGTGATATAAAGACAGAATACTGTAATATGTTGTCTCTGCAACCTGTACGCCATTTGTCTGCTGTCATTAATATAGCTTtagctgatttattttgtattattacatattatttattatacttaTACTTCACAACCAGTGCTGGAGGAAATATTCTGATTCTTTACGTGAGTAAAAGTACTGATACAAATTCTGCATTGAAAGaattacttcagtaaaagtatgtaaatcagaaaaaatgtaattaaaatagtAAACGTAACCTCAAAACAGAAAGATTCCCCTCTGACAGTTTTTCTAAtatatattagattattattaatatgaaaTCAGCAGTTGTAGCTGGCTGATGTTGTTAGTTTTTACCTTGCGTGAAACGCTTTGTTATGTAGGTTTAGAAAagttatatataattttataatataaacatgAAGTGTTGAATTATGCATATCATCATCAACAGTTGGCAATTATTTTcctgtcaatcaatcagttttttCAGCTGTACTTCTGCATACTTAAGTtataacaaaaacagtttttctaaGCTCTTTTGTATACAAAAATCTTACACTCAAAAAAACgtatgcatttcaattacatagaaaattttCAGTCaatttgaattacataggtttaatataaattaactaataaacttaatgtgatgcaagtaataagatttatatATAATTGTACTAATGAattcaatgtgcttccactacacagtagtgtagtagccaggtttatgcattcgATATTAATTAAGACAATTTGTTTccccaaacccaacagtgaaaatgcagtcattttgagtttattagtaccattacataaatcttattacgtgcttcacattaagtttgttagaGAATTTATATTACAACtctgtaattcaaatggatggacattttctgTGTAACTGAAATGCACAAGTGtaatttgtaaagtaactacgtaaagaaaatatagaaactggcataaaaagaaaatgaagtacaacatcaaaaaaatcaaataaaaatcaaaaaatcaagtaaagtacaaattTGTAGTGACAGCACCAATAAATACACTCATTGTGAAATTCCACCACTGCCAACAACTAACTAATTGTTGTATTTGTTCACTCTGAATTCACCTCCTGTCTGACAGTATATCTGCCTGGTGTGCTGCCTTTACATTGAAAGCCGTAACGGCTTAGAATAACACTGAGGCCAGAAGCAGGTGCTATGGCAACCAGCCTATACAATACTGTCTATTTAAATGTGAACACTGATGTTAATTTGGTCCTTCCACTGGTATTTGATCTAGAAGATGCACTTGCAAAGCCAATAACTGAGTCTTACCTTCTTAGTGTGCCCTCATCATCTGTGACAGGAAAAAGTGtagtacttttaaaaaaagaagtgaaatatccagttcccttttctctttcttacccacaggaaggaaatgaaacaaaaaaagaaaacccagaTTGGATGCTACTTCTGTTCTTTGATCAGTTAAAAAACATACAGCTCCTGACTCCtgaccatagacagtataaaacagctCCTGACCTAAAGAGGTTCCggcctctctgtctttctcagtatttctctcccctttttaagtgtgtgtgtgtgtttgatgctcTTACAATGGGTGGTCTCTGGAGCTGTTGTGTGGCTGTCTTGTCACAATCCCAATGAGTTTGCCAGTCTTCCTCCGGGTGAAAGACCCTTTCCTTCCTTGCTTCCTGTTCCAATTGTCTGCTGAGAGGCTTGTTCTGCTCCGTGCCAGTCCCCCCTTCCTCCACTAGCTGTGCGTCAGTCTCAGTAGTTGTTGACGGGCAAACACCAAAGCGATGAACTAATTTCTCGACCCACATCTACAGACCTCCTGCAACCCACTGCTCCTCCCTCAAAAGCCTGCAGCTTTATTTACCCCATCTCTAtctatttcctgtttttgaaaATTACACCACTGCCTTCTCATGAAACGTGCGTTTGTGGCTCGCTTGAGCTCTTTACCATCAGTGCTACATTACTTAACACAGAAGCTTCAGCTTTACATTGCAAAATGCACGTTCGTTAGTGGGCATCTGAATTAGCACATATTGTCTTTCCAGATTAAGTGCAAGTGATTCCCTTTGACTCACATCTGATTAGGCTTTGCTTTAATTCTTCTCCAGTTTAATTCTCTTTTGTCCTGTCTTGATAAAAATAGTACTTTCTGAGAACAACACAATGTGACTTCCTGTGTGAATTTACTTGGACCTGAGCCAGGAATAATGACCAATGGGAAGAAACGTAGTTAAGAAATGACATGCATGTGCTACATGCCCCAAGTGAACTTTCAACTTATGTGACAGTAACATGTGGTTCCCAGTTTTAACAAATCTTCATGATGACACGAAAAGACAAACCCTGTGTTACCACATTTACCTTCAGTCAGCTTTTCTGTTGCACAATCACTAACTCAGCGTTTATTAGGGATCACCCTGtggtaaaaatgtaaaaataaaaattcaaaactTACACAACACTGATAGttatgtgtttctttttgtattgataactacattacattaagttgcaaggaagcttggtattgtcattcattatttaaagagaaggggtgggagttTGTAAGTTATTCTTCCTCTCACTCCTTTTCgaatatgtatttctttgtttaaatgttttgccttactttctttttatttttgtttgcatatttgaaataaacactcaatcaatcaatcaatcaatcaatcaatcaatcaatcaatcaattaaacCCATGTAAGATTTACAGCACACTTTATTTGATTTACAGCTGAACACATTCTTGATAGTGGGAACATTTCAGTGAAactggctttgttttttttcccacctttGTTTGCTGTAACTTTCATtaactgaaacacattttctgcagcaCCCTATTAAGATATTTTGACTGTTAccaacatatacagtacatatatacaacatatagaATCCAGTCTAAGATGCAAATGTAAACTAACTTAAACTTAACCTGCTTTGCATGGCCACCTAATTCCTGAGAGCCTTCTGATTTTGAACACCTAAAGCTATTATAAAACTGTGCTCTGTTGACATAAAAGACAGTGTATCATACTGTTAATCTCATCCATCTTTACTGTATTTCCTGTAAAGCTATTTAGGGTGACACTTtgacaacacacagcacaacttTAACatggatataaaacataaaatgcaggAAATGGCAATTAACATTTAGTCGCCAAAATCTCCAGTGACAGCCAAGTTCATGAACAGTTCATGACCTCTgtcacaatctgctctgtggtaaatcctcttctgctttctctgctgctccttTGAACGGGGTGCATACATTTTCCACCATCGACATCAATTTCTCTTTGAACTCTCGACACAGGAAGATGTAGAGAAGGGGGTTCATGCAGGTATTTGTGGTGGCAAACCAGAGACTTACTTCCTTGGCCATCTTTTTCTTTAAGTAAGAGCAACTGGTATAGGATGAATTGTTGACTTGGTGAAAAGTGTACGGGAATCTGATAATGTGGTACGGtccaaatgacagaaaaaacacaatgacaaccAAAAAAACACGAAGTTTGATTTTTTGCTTTCCCTGGTCGTTATTGCTACCAGAGTTTTTAAAAGACTGCAGAACTTTGTTTGTGATGCAAATATAGCAAACCATAATGACCCCACTGACGAGCCAGAAGAAAACATTCACGTAAATCACAATGTTATGATGGAATTCAAGTCCAGCTGGTCCTTTCAACTGCATGCAACTGTCGGTCACATTAGCCACTTGGTTAGATAAAATCATATTTGGTAAAGCCACGCTTCCAAACAGGATTACCCAGACTGAGCCTGATAACACTTTGCTAAAGGTCAGATTCTGACCAAACAATTTGTTGTGGGGTGTCATGATTTTGAAGAAACGGTCTACACTTATTAGGCCCAACAAACCGATACATGTGTACTTTGTGCTGTAGAAAATGGGACTggtaaaacatgaaattatagGAAATGTATTTGACCCATCCGACAAGTCTTTTACAACTTTAAATGGTATGGTCAAGGTCATAACTATGTCAGCAGCCACTAGATTTTTCAGGTACACCAGAAAGGTGGAGTTGGATTTGAGATGCAGAGACACCCAGGCTGCTGCACCATTCAGCAAGAAAGCTAAGGGGAATATCAATATGTAGAGAGCTGGGACAATATTTGAGTTGTAAACGAAGCTGTCACACCCCGAAACATTGTGAGATGTTTGGTTCAATGGCATCTCTGCAcctgaggaaatgaaaaagtttaaaatacattttagaagTCGCAATTCAACTTGTTAAGATGCACCATCTTCACACAGGCTATGGATAATGCAAACTCTCCctctgaatatgtaaatatgatttTCATAGTGTCCGATAGTCACAGAGAAATCATTCAACAGTGAATAATTCTGGATTAACTTAAAACAGTGTGGCTTCTTTGAGTTATCCACTCACTCTGCTGGTTAATGTCGAAAGAGAAGATCCCCAAGTTCATCCACCGCCTTTGGCCTATCTGAGTCAAGGTTGCAGcttgaggaaaacaaaaggagcAGCATGTTGTTTATGGTGTTGTTTGCTACATagtaatgtaaataaatcaatcaatcaattacaTTTGTACGCCATCTTCTGACACCTTTATTCAGTGATATGGGTTTTTTGGCAACCTCACACTGGCCTTAGTAGATTAAGTAGACTCTAGACTATTAAATAGTCTCTTTCCTGTGCCTGACTTTGCAGAACACACAACTCACGAAATCTTTCTAAACTCAAATTAAACTATTtctaaataataacataaacaatgtttttctgcatcatagtattttatattaaatgtataataGCTCAAATACTACATGATGAAGTTATGATATAAATGAAACCAATTTTGATAATAACTTACAGTTGATGACTTGACTCTTCTCGAGCAGAAAGCAGACACCTGACACGGACCTGTGTAACAATGCAATGACACGATCGGTGTTTCAGAAACACTGCTGATTTTCCTagcaaacaaatcaacatttcagctgttttagAGCTGACAATTTATCAAGACATAtgcaaataaaattaataaaataggAAAAACACGCAGCCCACAGTCTAAACAACACTTTGAGCTCAGAACAGGTGGGATGAAGACTTAGATTAAGGAGGCTGTGTACTCATGAACCCTGGACAGACATCACTGTTTCCGTCTCACTTTTACGATGACAGTGATCAATCCAGGTGTTTACAGACAAGAACCATCTACCTGACCTCTCCTGCATGATTGATGCCAT encodes the following:
- the mfsd1 gene encoding lysosomal dipeptide transporter MFSD1 isoform X2, which codes for MADYDERQSLLGDESDGREADRGPGRPMPAICDPSHLLHRVVVLVFMCFLGFGSYFCYDNPAALQTQVIRDLNLNTKEFMQLYAWYSWPNVVLCFFGGFMIDRVFGIRLGTIIFSLFVCVGQVIFATGAWWNKFWLMEVGRFVFGIGGESLAVAQNTYAVNWFKGKELNLVFGLQLSMARLGSTVNMNIMGSVYSQVADLVGSPGHTALGASLMIAAVTCLFSLICALVLGFLDKRAEKILHKEEGKTGEVVKLTDVKDFPLPLWLIFIICVGYYVAIFPFIGLGQVFFIEKFNFSPAQARAVNSIVYIISAPASPVLGFMVDKTGRNVIWVIIAVVTTLCAHMMLAFTFWNPWIAMSLLGLSYSLLACALWPMVAFVVPEHQLGTAYGFMQSIQNLGLALIAMAAGAILDSRGYLLLEVFFCACVCIALMAVVTLYFVDYLRGGDLNRSAAARAKLQKEATSEAE
- the LOC104927653 gene encoding P2Y purinoceptor 13 — protein: MNTTLSNTSIKCVRDTSVTAVVFPILYSILFICALILNSLAAWIFFNIPSTSTFMVFLKNVVVADLLMTLTIPVRILSDAGVGSSQLRAFHCRYSAVLFYITMYISILLLGLISLDRYLKIVKPFGKGALQKVRVGQLLSAAIWVVMLSLALPNIILSDQPPRISGGRVKCTSMKNKAGLLWHEGFNYFCQVVFWGTLALMVVCYTFISKKVYESYKASKSRSQAASRRTKAKVFVVVGVFFTCFAPFHFARVPYTLTQTGSMTSHCRAQNALYIAKETTLWLSATNVCLDPLIYVFLCKVFRKRLTATLSRKPFNKGVMESPTATSTQLEMSQIGQTSRLSYNGMAQQ